The sequence TGATGGTGCCTCCGATCGAGGCGACGGGCGAGACGATCGCGCCGATCTCCTTCGGCGTGCCGCTGCCGTTTGGCGCTCTCTCTCCGGGAGAAAAGCTGGAGGTCTGGGAGGGCGATCAGCCGATCCTGACCCAGTCTCAGCCGATGGCATACTGGGGGCCGGGGCCGGATGACTCCGTGCGCTGGATGGGAATTTCCTTCGTTGCCAGATACCGCGATGGCAAGGCCCAGAAGTACGTGCTGAAAAAGGCGGCGGCGGAAGTTGCCTCCCCGCTGAAGGTGGCGGAGTCCGCAGAGAGCGTGGTTATCGAAACAGGCGCGGTCCGGTTTCAGATTTCCAAGCGGGCCTTCCGGGGGCCGGAACAGATTGAAGTAAAGCAAGGTGAAACGTGGGCAAGGTTGTCCACGACAGTGAATTCCGCGGGCGCCTATCTCGTTGACGAAAAGGGAACGCGTTATGAGGCGTCCGCGGATCTCGCTCCCGAAGTGCGGATCGATGAAAACGGCCCGGTGCGCGCGGCAGTATCGATCCGCGGATGGTATGTCAACCCGGCCAACCCACAGGACAGGCTCTGCCAGTTTCAGGTGCGACTTTATGCCTATGCGGGGCTGTCGCGGATCGATGGATTTCAGCGCACCATCATCACCTATGACACGCATGCGAGGAAGCTCGCTGATGTGGGCTTCTCGGTGCCGGTCGCAGCTGCCGGGCAGAATGCGGTTCAGTGGTACACCGGCATCGATGGCCAGATCCAGTCGGGTTCAGTGGCATCGACTGGCTCGGTGTTCTTTGCCCAGGCTGCGCCGGATGCGGTGTGGCTGAATCACATCGATGGAGACCCTGCGGGGAAGCGCTCCGACGGCTGGCTGGCGGTGCGCGACAGCACAGTGACAGCGGCGGGTTTTCTGCGCGATGTGTGGGAGAAGTTTCCCAAGGAGATTTCCTATTCCTCGGGGGAGATGACCTTTCATTCCTGGCCGAAACACGGGCGGCGCATCGTGGCGCCGGAGGAGGAGATCAAGCGGGAGAACATCCACCGCAATCTCTTCGCACACCAGGGGCCGCTGCTCGATCTGCAACTGCCCGAGGTCTACTTCAACCAGCTGCGGACGTGGCATGATGCGCTGCGGTGGGATCGCGAGAATACCTCATTTATCGGCTATCGCAGCGATGGCAGCGGGGTAAGCATGAGCATCCGCTTCGGCGTGGAGTATTTCCCGGGCAAGACGCCGGATGCCGCCGTTGCCTCGCAGTCGATGGTCAACCAGACGGCGCCATCGGCGATCACTGATCCTGCGTGGAATGTAGGGAGCGGCGTGATTCCTTTCCTGACGGCGGCTGGCGATCCGCGCTGGGAAAGATCCGACGCATTACTTGAGGCCTATGCCACCGGCATGAGCAACCTGGCTGCGGTCGGGCGGATCTATGGCATGTGGATTTACGGGAATACGAACAACAACTGGGATACCGGGCTGAAGGCACCGTGGCTCCATCGTATCTGGCAAAACTCGCATTACGGGCACGCCAGCTTCCCGTGGAAGTTCTATTTCCGCAGTGGAGACCCGCGATTTCTCAAGATGGCCCGGGCGCAAACCGGCAACCTCATGGATGTCGGCATCGTCCACTATGTCCCTCCGGAAGAGGCTGGCACCTATGCGGGGAAGACCCCCGGAGGGCTCTATCACGCCAAGGGCTGGCTGCCTTGGGGAGTGCGGCTGCGCGGCGAATTTCCCACGGATTCGGATGTCGGCATCCTCCAGCACTGGACCAACCCGAAGGTTTTCCTCGAGCGTTACCTGACCGAGGTGGACCTCGAGGCCCGGGATGTTTTTGACCTCTGGTACAACCGGCTGGTCAGCCAATACCAATATCGCTCCCATTATGGAGTAGGCCGGGAACTGACTCAGTCCATCAGCGAACTCGTGGATATCTATCAAACCATCTGGGACCCGCGCCTGGTGGGGTATCTTCGGCCGATGGGGGATTCCGCGCTCGGCACGCCGTTTTGGAATTATCCTTCCCAACTGGGATTCGCCTTCTTCAATCGCACATGGCCGATCCGCTATTTTGTCTTTGCGCGTGATCCGAAGGTGATCGAAAGACTGGAGGAGGCGCTGCCCACGGAAAACTACGGCCCTTATGGCATGGCATCGGCAGCGTTGCTGCTCAGTCAGAAAAAGGAGATGGAACGCGCGCCGCGACTGCTGAGTGTGCTGGAGAACGCCGATCAAAAAGTCTTCCGCAGTCCTGGTGATCCGCTGGATGGTTATGGCGCCTACTCCAGCGCGGTGGATTCGCGAATGCTCGATGAGATTCCGGGAGTGCAGGCGGCCTTGGCGGAACTGAGTCCGGCGGAGTTGAACAAGGCGCGGGCGCAGGGAGTGAATCTGGACCCGGTCTTTCCGGCGCGGTCGGGAAAGAACCAGGTGCGGGACGGATCAGAGTCTGCCCTGATCCTAGCGCTGAATCCGGACGGCCGTCCGTTCAAACTTCGCTTCGAGAGCCGGATGGGCGTCGACATGCTCCCGTCTATCGCCCGGATCGTCGATCCGGCGGGCAAGGAGGTACGGCAAATCCCGCTCCATGATCGCAACGCAGACGGCAGCCCTCGGCAACTGCGTTACCTGAGCAATGAGGCTCCCGTGTTCGAGATTCCGGGCGGACTGCCCGGCGTGTATCGCATCGAGTTCTACGGGTATTATCCGATCTATCGGGCGCCGCTGACGGATCTGCCCAATGAGGTGGCGGTACTCGGGCAGGGTTCGCAGGCAGTGAACGGCTTCCTCTTCGCGCCAAAAGCCGGGCAGCTTACGCTGAACTTTGCCGCTGGCAAACCGCAGGGTGCGTCGCGACCGCTGAGTTTCGCGGTGCAGAATCTCGACGATGGCAAGACCTTCGAGACGATCCTGCTGTTCGGCTCATCGCGTACTTCGGATTCCGTCACACTCCAGGGTGGCTTGCAAGGTGTGCGCGCAGAAGTTTCCGCGCCCGGGCTGAGTTGGCTTCCCGCAGACCAGACCGTGTTTTTTGCTCATCGCTGGGATGACTTTGCGCCCGTACTGGGGCGGATCGGCGAGCAATCAACGAAACTCGATAATACATCACTTCCGGCTGCTCCTGGAGGGGAATCCGCCGGGGCGGAAGAATAAAAATCAAATGATAGCAAAATATCCCGTATGCCGGGACGACGCAATCTACCATGCCTGGCCGGACATGGCCTTGCAGGGAGATCGTATGATCTGTGTGTTCAGCGAGTGTCCCGACCATGGAGACCGCAGCTACACCCGCATCATGGTCACGCACTCCGAAGATCGCGGGCGCACGTGGACTACCAAGCGCCCCGTAACACCGGGCCTGACCAAGCATGGTCCGGACGATCCCCACTGGAACTGCCCCCGCGTGACAGCGCTCGACGATGGGCGTCTCGTTGTCATAGTCGATAAAGTTAGCGGAGCGGGCGAAGGTAATAAACCCGGAGGGCGGCAGACCAACTGGATGTTCTTCAGCGACGATGGCGGGCTGACTTGGTCGGACGCAGTGCCTACGCCGATCGAGGGAATCGTTCCCGACAAAGTCACCGTCTTGCGGTATGGATCGCAGCCCGGGCGCTGGCTCGTGAGCGCCCAGACCTGCCGGGCCGATGAAAAGGGAGAGGAAATATGGCGGTCCTACGCCTGGTTTTCGGACAACGAGGGACTTTCGTGGACGGGACCCTGCTTCATCGCTGGAAGGTCCGATCTGAAACTATGCGAGGGAAGCTTCCTGGAGCTGCCGGATGGAGAACTCGTTTGCTTTTTCCGGGAGAATTCCCGCATGGGCCGCGACGCCTACAAGGTCTTTAGCCGCGATGGAGGTGTGACCTGGGAGGGACTCGTTGAGATGCCGATCCCTGCCTGTCATCGGCCGGTCGCAGGGATGCTGCAGAGCGGCGAAGTGCTGGTCACCTATCGTTACGAGCCGGGCGGGCGGGGGCGGCGTGAGAACTGGGCGCAGAATGTCTTTGCGAGCCTGACCGACGTGGAGAGCTGCAAGGCCCGGAGCCGCGCCGAGGCGTCGACCCGCGTGCTTCCTCTCGATTATGACCGGGCGGACAGGCCGGATACGGGCTATACCGGGTGGGTGCAGTTTCCCGACGGCGAGATCCATGTGGTGACGTACATCGTGGACGATGCGCCGAAGGGGCAGATACGGGGATATGCCTTCCGCGAATCGGCTTTTCGCATTTCATCCAGCGACTAGGAGCTGATCCAGGTACGGCGCTCGGTCCGAGAAGCAGGCTATCGAGCTGAAGACGCGGCGTCCTGTATTGCCTGCGTTCCCGGATTACGGGATCTGCATCTTGGAAAACTGGCACCTAGAACCGATGACCAACGCGTTGGTTGGGTCCCTGAAATAGGCCCGACGTTGACACTTGCGACGATTGCTATGCCCCCCAATACGTATCCATTTCCGAAAAACGCTTCAGAGGCGGAGAAGGATGGAATCCGGAAAAAAGGTATGGCACGAAAAATGCCGACTTCTGTCAGGAAACCGATGGATGGAAACTCGAAATTTCGAAAGGGGTTACTGGTCAGGCCAAGGTCCTGCCGGCAGAATACGAGGGCAAAAATGTCCTGGTGCTCGCTTTCGAACAGGGAGGCATTAAGCCTTGGGCAGCGTAGTTTTCCTCGGATAACATCGCTGTTGAACCAGGAAAAAGCTACGTGCTCCGATTTTTCGCCCGGCTGGAGGGAGAACGTAAAGCTAGGAAGGTTTGTTTTGTGGAGGACGTATACCACCCAGAAGGTGCTTCATATCACGATTGGTGATATTGGCTGGCCCGGCTCCGCAGGATGGCTGAAGAGTTGACCGCTACAATAGCCGATTATCTTCCCGAAAAGAAGGTCGAAGCCATGAGGGATAAAAATTCTCACTATGGCATGGTCTACCTCAAAGCCATCAATGAGCAGGTGCAATCTAGCAGGAATTCAAAACTGGAGGCGAAGCGGATCAAATTGCTAAAAGAAATTGAGCAATTGCATCCGCTGCTCGCCAAGAAGATTGTCGCCGCAACGGTCTACCAATTTTTTGCCCAATTTGACAATTGATTGGATTAACACCCCACGCGTGGGGTGTTGCTAAAGCCATGCCCCACTCCTTCTCCATCGAGAAGCGCCGGGAGAGACATTTTGTTATTTGCAAATGCTAACTCGGAGCGCGTAAACCCTCGCGAAAGCAGCGATATGTCGGAACTCAGCTTGGCAGGGGAGGGACATAGTGGCCGCGTCCGCCATGAAGATGCCACTCGCGCAGGACGATAAGCATGGAAGGAATGGAAGCGAGAGCCATCACGACCGCCCAGAGAAAGGCAAAGCGGTAATCGCTCCGCAGGGCATCCATGAGAAGGCCGGTCAGGAAATTGCTTGCGATCAGCGCACCGCAGCCGAAGACATTCAGGCCTCCGGAGAACTGGCCAAACTTTTCCGCCGGGAAGAGCTTCATCGAGCTCGCACGCTGGCAGAGCCCCCATGCCACTGCTGGCAGGGCATACGCCAGGGAGTAGATAAAGAACCCCAGCCAGCTACCCACAAACAGAAATGCCATCAGCTGGCTCACTATGATGAGGATGATGGAGATGAGCGCGATGTGCATGGGCGAGAACCGATCACAAAGCCATCCGGTGGGATAGAAAAACAACACAGAGATGGCTGAGGTCCACGCAAATACATGCCCCAGCTGCCCCATGTTCAAACCGAGCGACTCTCTTGCGAAAAGCGTGATGAAGTTATTCGCGCCGGTGGTCGCCGCGATCATCAGCAGGCAAGTCAGAAAGAAGTGCCGATAGAGCCGGATCTGCAGGCACTCCCGGAAGTAGGTGACGAAAGTTCTGGCGATTCCAGGCTGCTCCGACTTTTGCACGGGCGGGGGATATTCGCCTTCCTTCACTTTCATGCACATGAGGAAAAAGGCCACGATGTAGAATACGCCGACTCCGAGAAAGATGACCTGCCTGTGCTCAAGCAAATGCGGAAAGACAAACCAGAGAAACAAGGTTCCGCTGATGGCTCCCACGATGCTGAACCAGGCGAGAAAGCGTGACATCACGCTGAGCGGGACGACATCGCGCACCAGCCAGTTGTAGCCGTTGACCAGGACCATGTTAAAGAAGTGGAAGCTGACCACGAGCACACAAAGGAGACCCAGTGTCACGGTGCCAGCGGTCATGGTCGATGGCAGCAATCCTCCGGCCCATGAGTGGAGCCACTGACCCATCTCGGGAGCGAATCCCACACCGATGAGAGTCACAACCGTGAGCGGGGCAAAGACATAAAGGAGCGGAATACGTCGCCCGATCGGAGTACGGAGATTATCGCACCACTGGCTGATCATGGGCAGGAAGAGGACATTAACCAATCCCGCAAAGCTGCCGGTCATGATGCCGATCAGGGTATTGGAGGCATTCAACTCCTTCAGGAAGATGGGCATGAACCGTGCAAAGATCGACTCAAAGAACTGAAAGGCAAAGTCGCCCCAGAGAAGCCAGAGCGAGAGTATGAGTAGTCCCTTTTTGGAGTAGGTAAGACTTCCCGTCTTGTATTCGGTTACCGGAGTGGACGGAACGTTTGCCGTGGCTGTTTGCATGAGAGTTCAGTGCAGGGAGATGGTATTCTGGCGATCATCCATCAGGACGCCTGCGAATCTGCGGGCGGGAAGTCCCCTGGATGATCATTAACCTACGATCACCTCTCGACCACCCAACTCTCTTTCAACGCATCTCGTTGCATGCGTGGAATCTTGCCGGGGCCGTGCCGCCGAGGCGCTGTGGATCAGTTCTCCGAGATGCGAAACCCGCTCAGGAGCGGCGAACCCAGCTTATTTGATATCGAGATGATCACTTTCCCGCTGGCATCGGCGGTGGCCGTGAGCGACGCCGAGAATTCCTCTTCAGGAGTGGAGTCGGAAAACTGGAAGTCTTTGACCCACTCGATCGCGCAAAACTCACCGCCCTCTCCCGAGGTGATATCGGTAAGGGTTTGATTCCCGGACCGCGTGCTCGTGAAGGAGAAGAACTCGATCGTGTATTTCTTTCCCGCCTTCAAGCCGGTGATGGAAACGATCAGCGGGTTGCCATCGAGGCTGCAGATCGCATCATAGTACAAAGCGCCCAGGGGCAGGTTTGCCATCGAGGGGTCCACGGTACAGAGCCGCCCCGCTACCGGTCCGCTGTCGCTCTCGGATTTTCCCGTCGTGACAGATACGCCGAGCTGCGAGGGATAAAGGTTATCGGCTGGAGAAAAGGACGCGGCCACGGGTCCGTTGGCTTCGGTCATGCTGACATCGAAAGGCTGAAAGCCTGGCATGGTGGGACTTGCCGCGCCCTTCCCCTGAGCATTGAAATCCACGGCGAGAAGAGGAGTTTTGGCACAAAGGCTTCCAAGCGAAATGAGCGTACACAGGATGAGAACCAGAGCTTTCATGGGAAAAGGGGCGGTGGGAGTCGAGAAAACGTAGCCTCTAGTTTATCTCCGCTTCCCTCAGGATCAATCATCTCTCCACGCATGTCGTTGCAGAGAAAGTTTACGCAACGACATGCGTGGGCTGAATGTTGCCTCGATGCATGGCTTTTGGCACAGCTCGGTTCTCTGCCGGAGGAGATTCCCGGCGCTAATTTTCATGGCCCCTGCTAAACGTACTGCTAAATCAACTTTCGCCTCACGTGTCAGCGAAGTCCGCGCCGCTCACGAAAAGCTGCTTCGCCGACGCAATCCGGTTGATCTCACTTGGGACAACGGGGTGTACGAGCGTTTTCAAAACCCTGTGCTCACCGCTGCCCACGCGCCGATCGAGTGGCGCTATGACTTCGACCGCGAGGCAAATCCCTTTTTCATGGAGCGGCTCGGGATCAACGCCGCCCTGAACCCCGGCGCGTTTCTCTGGAAGGGTAAGGTCTGTCTCGTCGTGCGCGTGGAGGGCAATGATCGCAAGAGCTTCTTCGCCATCGCCGAGTCGCCCAATGGTATTGACAATTTCCGCTTCTGGCCGGAACCGCTCGATCTGCCGGAGATCAAGCCGGAGACGAATGTCTATGACATGCGCATCACCTTCCACGAGGATGGCTGGATTTACGGCACCTTTTGCTCCGAGTCTCGGGCCAGGAAGGTCGCGCCGACCGATTTGTCCTCCGCCGATGCCCAGGCGGGTATGGTTCGGACAAAGGATTTTAAGAAATGGGAGCGGCTTCCCAACCTGAAGACCCCGTCGAGCCAGCAGCGCAATGTCGTGCTGCACCCGGAGTTTGTGAAAGGTCAGTATGCCTTTTACACGCGCCCGATGGATGGATTCATCGATGTGGGTTCGGGCGGCGGCATCGGCTGGACGCTCTGCCGCGACATTACCTCAGGCAAGACCGGCAAGGAGGAGATCATCGACGAGCGCGCCTATCATACGATTAAGGAGGTCAAGAACGGCCAGGGACCGCCCCCGCTGAAGACGAAGCACGGCTGGCTCCACCTCGCCCACGGCGTGCGAGGTTGCGCCTCGGGATTGCGCTATGTGCTCTATGCCTTCATAACCGCGCTGGACGATCCAAAGAAGATCATCGCGCAACCCGGCGGGCATTTCCTTGCCCCGTACGAGGGCGAGCGCATCGGCGATGTTTCCAATGTCACCTTCACCAACGGCTGGGTCGAGTTGCCCGACGGCACGGTGCTCATCTACTACGGCGGCTCCGACACGCGCTGCTACGTGGCGCGCACCACGGTGGACAAACTCGTCGACTGGTGCCTGAACACCCCGGAGGACGGCCTGACCACGCGCCGTTGCCTTGATCAGCGTCTCGCCCTCATCCGGCGCAACCAGCAGATCCTCTCCGGGAAGAAATAGCCTTTCCTTGATGATTATTGGAACGAAGTTCCCATAGCCTGATGGTTCCTTTTCCGATCCGCCTCTAGTTTTTATTATGTCTTCATCGTCTTCCGTCCTTAAAGAACAGATCCAGACCCCGGTGATCCACGAGTGCGACCTTTGTGTGATCGGCGGGTCCTGCACCGGGCTTTTTGCCGCCATCCGCGCCGCACGCCTCGGCTTGAGCGTCGCGATCGTGGAGATGCAGAACTGCTTCGGCGGTGTTGCGACCAGCTCGATGGTGAACATCTGGCACAGCCTGCTCGACGCCGAGTATCGCGACACAATCATCGGCGGATTGACCGTCGAGGTAGTCGAGCGCCTTCAACGCCGCGAGGCGGTGCGCACTATCGAGAAAAACCATGGCGCCGCCTTCATCTTCAACTCCGAGGAGTTGAAAACCGATCTCGATGAGATCGCGCAGGAGCACGGGTTAAAAATCTATTTTCACACTCAGTTCGTCGCACCCTGGGTGGAAGATGGCAAACTCCAAGCCGTCGTCGTGGAAAACAAGTCGGGTCGCGGAGCCATCCGCGCCCGTTTCTTCATTGATGCCTCCGGGGATGCAGATCTCGCCCATCGTCTAGGGTTGGAGACCTACTTTGCCAACCACTGGCAACCCGCCACCACCTGCGCCAAGGTGTCCGGCTGGTCGACTCTGACGACGAACTTTCAGCGGGCGATCTATGAAAACGCCGAGGCCTTTGGAATTCCCGAGGGGTTTGCATGGGGGGCGACTGTTCCGGGGTCCGATATCTTTATGATGGCGGCAACACGTGTGCCCAAGGCCAACCCGGCCATCGCCGACGATCTGACAGCGGCGGAAATCGAAGGCCGTCGCCAGGTGCGGGCGCTCTTCGATATTTTCAAAAAGGTTTGTCCTGAGAATCAACTCGCCTTGCAGGCGCTGCCATCGCGAATCGGAGTGCGCGAGTCCCGACACGTGCGCTGCCTGCATCAGCTCAAGGGTGAGGAACTACTCTACGGACGGAGATTCCCCGATGCCATCGCCAATGGCTCCTACCGCGTCGACATTCATCATCAGGACAAACCGGGCAATACCTTCAAGTTTCTCGATGGACGCGAGGTGTACGAACGCCCCGGATTTCCAAATCAGCAAGGGCGCTGGCGACCGGAGACGGCGGAAAATCCGACGTTTTACCAGATCCCGTACCGCAGCATGGTGCCAAAGGACGGCCCGGACAATCTCCTCGTGGCTGGCCGCATGATCGATGCTGACGAAACCGCCCATGGCGCGATCCGCGTGATGGTGAATATGAATCAAGTCGGCGAAGCCGCTGGCGTGGCCGCAGTTCTCGCGCTCAAGGATGGCGTGGCCGCACGCGCCATCGATACCGATCGTCTTCGCAACACCCTGACCGATGGCGGCTCGGTCATCATCCCCAACTAAGTTTATGTCTCGTACTCCAGTGACCCTTACACGTCTCTCCACCACACCGATTCTCGAACCCCGCCCCGATGTCCAGTGGGAGCGCGGAGCGGTGCTCAACAGTGCCGTGTGGGAGGAGAATGGCACGACCTCTCTCCTCTATCGAGCCATCGATCACGAGACGGGGTGGACGCAGGAAAATCCCGAGGGCGGACGCTATTATACGAGCGTCGGCCTCGCTACGAGCGCGGATGGCATTCACTTCGACCGTCGCCCGGAACCGATTATTCCTTTCGGCTTCCTCGGCGGAACCTCCGAGGCTCAGGACTGTCGCATCGTGAAAATCGACGGCACCTATTACCTGACCTACTGCCTGTACGACCAGGACATCGGCCTGCCGAGCCCGGGATACTCGGTGTCGACAGATCTCATTCACTGGGAGCATCGCGGGGAGCTCGTCCCGTTCGCCGAGTTTGGGTACAATAAAAACGCCACCCTGTTCCCGGAGAGAATCGGTGGCAGATATGCCCTGCTCCACCGGCCCGAGGCTGCTGCCTTCCGTCATCTGCCGAAGCAACAGTTTGACTGGCGCACCTGGAGCCGCGGGCCGCTGACGAAGGAAGCCGACCTGCCAGGCGTAACCCTTTCCTTTTCCGATGACCTGAAGCACTGGACCGACACGACAGTGGTGATCAAGACGCGGGAAAACTCATGGGACGACGTGAAGGTCGGGCCGGGAGCTCCGCCGATTCGCACCTCGCAGGGATGGCTGAACGTCTACCATGCGGTGGACTCCGCGCACACCTATCGTCTTGGCCTGGCACTTCATGACATCAATGATCCCCGCATAGTCCTGAAGCGGCAGGATCATTGGATCCTCCAGCCCGAGCTGGACTGGGAAAAACACGGCGACGTGGACGGAGCCATCTTCACCTGCGGCGCCCTGCTGCGCGAGGGAAACATCCTGCGTGTCTACTACGCCGGCGCGGATACCAAGATCGGTGTCGCCGAGGCCTGCGTGGAGGACTTTCTGAAAAGCTAACGCCCTTACGATAAGCTGGAACCCGTCCCTCGGGGGCCTTTCCAGGCATGGAAAGGTCCTGCCACTGCAACACGATACCTTTCTTCCTTATGCGATTTCCTCTGTCTCTCACCCGAAAGTCAGCCTCTTTCCTGATCGCGGCTGCCGTGCTCTCTGGGGTTCTTTCCCTTCCATCTCCCGCTCGCGCGGGGATGCTTCAGCCGGGGGACTTTGTCGCCATTTGCGGAGACTCCATCACTGCCCAGAGGATCTACTCCGTCTATATGGAGGAGTACCTGATCCTTTGCCAGCCCGCTCCGGACCTTCAGGCACAGCAGTTCGGCTGGGGAGGAGAAAGCGCTCCGAGCTACCTGGACCGCATGGAAAACGACGTTATCGTCTTCCATCCCAATATCGTGACTCTGTGTTACGGGATGAATGATGGCCGGTACACGCCGGTGAACCCCGGCACCCTCGATACCTACCGCAATGCCATGACGAGCATCGTGGAGGGATTGAAGAAAGCAGGCGTGCGGAACATCGTGGTCGGCACGCCGGGCGCAGTCGATACGAATTCTTTCAAGAAACTCGACCCGGTCGTGTACAACAACACGCTCAAGGAACTCGGCAATGTCGCCCGCGACGTGGCGGAGAAGCAGGGCGTGGGATTTGCCGACGTCCACTCGGTCATGATCGAGGCCATGGCGAAAGCCAAGGCGAAGTACGGCGATAAATACAATGTCGCGGGCAATGACGGAATCCACCCGAACCGCAACGGCCACCTCATCATGGCCTATGCGTTTCTCAAGGCGCTGGGCTGCGACGGAGACATCGGCACCATCACGCTCGACATGAAGGACGGCAAAGCCGAGGCCACGGCAGGCCACAAGGTACTCGCCGCCGGGAAGGGCTTTGTGGAGGTCGAGTCGTCGCGCTATCCGTTTTGTTTTTCCGGCGATCCCGCCCAGCAGGAGTCGAATCTCGGCATGGCGGAGTTCATTCCCTTTAACAATGATCTCAACCGATTCAATCTCGTGGTAAAAAATCCCACCGGCAAAAGCGTGAAGGTCACGTGGGGACAGAGCACCAAAACCTTTTCCGCCGAGCAGGCCGCCTCCGGGATCAACCTCGCTGCCGAGTTCCCGGAGAATCCCTTCAGCAAGCCGTTTGCCGAGGCTGAAGCCAGGATTCGCGAGAAGCAGACCCTGGAGGGCGTGCTCTCGAAAGATCTCCTGCATTCCACGCCGTTGTGGGTCCAGAGCTTTCCCGAT comes from Terrimicrobium sacchariphilum and encodes:
- a CDS encoding sialidase family protein; amino-acid sequence: MIAKYPVCRDDAIYHAWPDMALQGDRMICVFSECPDHGDRSYTRIMVTHSEDRGRTWTTKRPVTPGLTKHGPDDPHWNCPRVTALDDGRLVVIVDKVSGAGEGNKPGGRQTNWMFFSDDGGLTWSDAVPTPIEGIVPDKVTVLRYGSQPGRWLVSAQTCRADEKGEEIWRSYAWFSDNEGLSWTGPCFIAGRSDLKLCEGSFLELPDGELVCFFRENSRMGRDAYKVFSRDGGVTWEGLVEMPIPACHRPVAGMLQSGEVLVTYRYEPGGRGRRENWAQNVFASLTDVESCKARSRAEASTRVLPLDYDRADRPDTGYTGWVQFPDGEIHVVTYIVDDAPKGQIRGYAFRESAFRISSSD
- a CDS encoding MFS transporter yields the protein MQTATANVPSTPVTEYKTGSLTYSKKGLLILSLWLLWGDFAFQFFESIFARFMPIFLKELNASNTLIGIMTGSFAGLVNVLFLPMISQWCDNLRTPIGRRIPLLYVFAPLTVVTLIGVGFAPEMGQWLHSWAGGLLPSTMTAGTVTLGLLCVLVVSFHFFNMVLVNGYNWLVRDVVPLSVMSRFLAWFSIVGAISGTLFLWFVFPHLLEHRQVIFLGVGVFYIVAFFLMCMKVKEGEYPPPVQKSEQPGIARTFVTYFRECLQIRLYRHFFLTCLLMIAATTGANNFITLFARESLGLNMGQLGHVFAWTSAISVLFFYPTGWLCDRFSPMHIALISIILIIVSQLMAFLFVGSWLGFFIYSLAYALPAVAWGLCQRASSMKLFPAEKFGQFSGGLNVFGCGALIASNFLTGLLMDALRSDYRFAFLWAVVMALASIPSMLIVLREWHLHGGRGHYVPPLPS
- a CDS encoding glycoside hydrolase family 130 protein, with the translated sequence MAPAKRTAKSTFASRVSEVRAAHEKLLRRRNPVDLTWDNGVYERFQNPVLTAAHAPIEWRYDFDREANPFFMERLGINAALNPGAFLWKGKVCLVVRVEGNDRKSFFAIAESPNGIDNFRFWPEPLDLPEIKPETNVYDMRITFHEDGWIYGTFCSESRARKVAPTDLSSADAQAGMVRTKDFKKWERLPNLKTPSSQQRNVVLHPEFVKGQYAFYTRPMDGFIDVGSGGGIGWTLCRDITSGKTGKEEIIDERAYHTIKEVKNGQGPPPLKTKHGWLHLAHGVRGCASGLRYVLYAFITALDDPKKIIAQPGGHFLAPYEGERIGDVSNVTFTNGWVELPDGTVLIYYGGSDTRCYVARTTVDKLVDWCLNTPEDGLTTRRCLDQRLALIRRNQQILSGKK
- a CDS encoding FAD-dependent oxidoreductase, whose product is MSSSSSVLKEQIQTPVIHECDLCVIGGSCTGLFAAIRAARLGLSVAIVEMQNCFGGVATSSMVNIWHSLLDAEYRDTIIGGLTVEVVERLQRREAVRTIEKNHGAAFIFNSEELKTDLDEIAQEHGLKIYFHTQFVAPWVEDGKLQAVVVENKSGRGAIRARFFIDASGDADLAHRLGLETYFANHWQPATTCAKVSGWSTLTTNFQRAIYENAEAFGIPEGFAWGATVPGSDIFMMAATRVPKANPAIADDLTAAEIEGRRQVRALFDIFKKVCPENQLALQALPSRIGVRESRHVRCLHQLKGEELLYGRRFPDAIANGSYRVDIHHQDKPGNTFKFLDGREVYERPGFPNQQGRWRPETAENPTFYQIPYRSMVPKDGPDNLLVAGRMIDADETAHGAIRVMVNMNQVGEAAGVAAVLALKDGVAARAIDTDRLRNTLTDGGSVIIPN
- a CDS encoding glycoside hydrolase family 130 protein; its protein translation is MSRTPVTLTRLSTTPILEPRPDVQWERGAVLNSAVWEENGTTSLLYRAIDHETGWTQENPEGGRYYTSVGLATSADGIHFDRRPEPIIPFGFLGGTSEAQDCRIVKIDGTYYLTYCLYDQDIGLPSPGYSVSTDLIHWEHRGELVPFAEFGYNKNATLFPERIGGRYALLHRPEAAAFRHLPKQQFDWRTWSRGPLTKEADLPGVTLSFSDDLKHWTDTTVVIKTRENSWDDVKVGPGAPPIRTSQGWLNVYHAVDSAHTYRLGLALHDINDPRIVLKRQDHWILQPELDWEKHGDVDGAIFTCGALLREGNILRVYYAGADTKIGVAEACVEDFLKS
- a CDS encoding SGNH/GDSL hydrolase family protein encodes the protein MRFPLSLTRKSASFLIAAAVLSGVLSLPSPARAGMLQPGDFVAICGDSITAQRIYSVYMEEYLILCQPAPDLQAQQFGWGGESAPSYLDRMENDVIVFHPNIVTLCYGMNDGRYTPVNPGTLDTYRNAMTSIVEGLKKAGVRNIVVGTPGAVDTNSFKKLDPVVYNNTLKELGNVARDVAEKQGVGFADVHSVMIEAMAKAKAKYGDKYNVAGNDGIHPNRNGHLIMAYAFLKALGCDGDIGTITLDMKDGKAEATAGHKVLAAGKGFVEVESSRYPFCFSGDPAQQESNLGMAEFIPFNNDLNRFNLVVKNPTGKSVKVTWGQSTKTFSAEQAASGINLAAEFPENPFSKPFAEAEARIREKQTLEGVLSKDLLHSTPLWVQSFPDEKETFQKLAAKIVDRAAARRKQSSQLAVLVKYKIVVESL